The genomic region ATCCGCCTAATCTGAAAACTGAAGGAAGCAGTAAAGAAATGAAGATAGAAATAAAAACTAACGTGAGCCCAGAACTAATAAGTAGAATAATTTATAGCTTGTATATCCTAGGATTTGATAAAATAACAATAGAGTCTACAGACGGGCCATTTAATGAGGATATATTAAGGAAAGTTAAAGATACTGTAAGAAGCTTAATAGGATTAGAAATTGTATCGCAAGATCTTACTAATTTACAGATACAATCGTTTTTAGATCCAACAAAGTATAGCATGGCTAGTTTAGTTAGTAGGTTAAGTAACACATTAAAGCAAATGTTGCATTACTTGAATTTAGGAATTAAAGAGGCTAGTAGAACGTTTTTACAAGAAGTCCTAGAATTAGAGAAGGAAGTTGATAGGCTTTATTACTTGTCATTAAGACAATTACTATTAGCTCAAGTAAATAGGAGCCTAGCCTATATGATAGGAGTAAAGAGAATCCAAATAATAGGAAATAGAATTTTAATGAAAGCAATAGAAGAAGCAGCAGACGAAATAAGTGAAGCCGCATCCGATTTACTTTCGTTACATCCAGAGGATTTAGAAGTACTAAAAGTATCGTGGGATAAAATAGATATGATAGTTGACCAAACAGCAGTCGTTGTAGATCATGTAGTAAAAGTATTAAATAAAGAAGATCTAAAGCTTGTAAATGAAGTATTAGAAGAGCTAAGGACTCTAAGAAGAGTTCTTATGACAGAAGCACTAATGGCTGAGGAAAAAATTGAGAAAAATAATTCAACTAGAGTTACCGTCGTATTTAGAAGCTTAAACTTAAGGTTATATAATGCTATAAGAAGAATGGAGCCAATAGCCGAAATAGCTTTCAATAGAAGTATTGAGAATTTAAAGGAAATAGTTATAGAATAGAAAAAGTTATAGTGTTTGGACTTCCCTTAATTGCTCAAGTACATAGTTTCTTATTTCCTTTAAGCTTGGTAAGTCTCTTATTATTTTCCCATTTTCCATGTATTTAACTAGCAATGGCTTGCAACCTTCTATTGGTTTATCTTCTAGTAAAGTTATTATATCATTAAATCCGCTACATCTATATACTTGTTTAGCTCCAGGCCATTTGCCTCTTTTAGTATATGGTACCCATTTACCTTCAATTTTCTTCTCAACAATATCAGCGCTTAGATCTACACTAGGGGGCATTGAAATACTGGTTCCTACTCCGAAACCATCTACATAATCTCTTAATTCTACTACGTCATCTTCATCTATACCGCCACTTACAAATATTTTAACGTGCGAGAAACCATTAATATTAAGAGTCCATCTAACTTCTTGTACAATCTTTTTGAAATTCCCACGTCTACTTGAAGGAGTATCTAGCCTAACGCCTGCTAGTCTTTTACCCAGTAACTTAGCAGCTTTTAATGCCTCAGTCCTTTCATCTTCGAAAGTGTCTACTAATGCAATTCTTGGTACTTTTTCGTCCATCGCTTCGTCAAACGCTTTCCAAGCCTTCTCGTTATCTCCTACTGAAAGCATCAATGCATGTGGCATGGTTCCAGAAGGCTCTATGTCGAAAATATCCTTATCAAATGCTCCAGAAATCCCATCAGAACCACCTATATAAGCAGCTCTATCGGCCATAGGAGCTATTGCTGGATGAAGAGCTCTAAGCCCAAAAAATAATACAGTTTTATCTTGAGCAAGTTTCTTTATTCTTGCAGCTTTTGTTGCAATACTACTTTCATGTCTTAGTATACCTAATAAAGCTGTCTCGTATACTCCGAAATCAAGATAGTTTCCTTCAATTATCATTACTGGCTCTATTTCTTTAAATAATGTTCCTTCTGGCATAGCATATACTGTAACTGGTTTTCCTTCAAGTAACTTAAGGGCTTCTTCTAATCCTGTAAATACTGCCCAACTATACCCTTTAGGAAGTCCATAAGAATGAAATTCCATTCTCACTTCCACGTTATTTATGCCTAGATGTTCTAGTGTTTTTATAGTTCTATCAAAATAAATATCGGTTATCTTACCGCTCAAAATTTCGTCCTCTGTTGCTGTATAGAACTTCATAGTTATCTCTAATCTAAAGTTAATTTTTAAACCTTAAAGATAGCAGTGAAATAGACATGATTACAGCTGATATGGTACCTCCAAATTTGCTAATAGATAAGTTAGCAAACTATATAAAAGAAAACGTCAAAGAAGTACAGCCTCC from Acidianus ambivalens harbors:
- a CDS encoding nicotinate phosphoribosyltransferase; translation: MKFYTATEDEILSGKITDIYFDRTIKTLEHLGINNVEVRMEFHSYGLPKGYSWAVFTGLEEALKLLEGKPVTVYAMPEGTLFKEIEPVMIIEGNYLDFGVYETALLGILRHESSIATKAARIKKLAQDKTVLFFGLRALHPAIAPMADRAAYIGGSDGISGAFDKDIFDIEPSGTMPHALMLSVGDNEKAWKAFDEAMDEKVPRIALVDTFEDERTEALKAAKLLGKRLAGVRLDTPSSRRGNFKKIVQEVRWTLNINGFSHVKIFVSGGIDEDDVVELRDYVDGFGVGTSISMPPSVDLSADIVEKKIEGKWVPYTKRGKWPGAKQVYRCSGFNDIITLLEDKPIEGCKPLLVKYMENGKIIRDLPSLKEIRNYVLEQLREVQTL
- a CDS encoding phosphate signaling complex PhoU family protein, encoding MEVRRVQKFGKSTLMVSLPADWVKEVGLNPGESIYLEVDEDGSLKVYPPNLKTEGSSKEMKIEIKTNVSPELISRIIYSLYILGFDKITIESTDGPFNEDILRKVKDTVRSLIGLEIVSQDLTNLQIQSFLDPTKYSMASLVSRLSNTLKQMLHYLNLGIKEASRTFLQEVLELEKEVDRLYYLSLRQLLLAQVNRSLAYMIGVKRIQIIGNRILMKAIEEAADEISEAASDLLSLHPEDLEVLKVSWDKIDMIVDQTAVVVDHVVKVLNKEDLKLVNEVLEELRTLRRVLMTEALMAEEKIEKNNSTRVTVVFRSLNLRLYNAIRRMEPIAEIAFNRSIENLKEIVIE